AGGGTCCCGGACGCGTCGGACCGAGTGGAACCGTGGCATCCCTCGCAGTCCAGGGTCGTGCCGAGATCCCCATCCCAGGCCTGGTCGGCGACCACCTGGGTGTTGTAGCGGTCGATGCCCTGCCCGTCCCCGTGGCAGTAGAGGTTGAGGCACACGTTGGGGGTGGGGGCGGAGATGGAGTAGGAGGGGCTGACCTTGTTCGCGCCTTCCGCTATGGCGTTGGGGTTGACGGATGGGTTGAAAACCACATTGCGGAAGGTGTTCGCCGCGGTGTCGTTGTAGTGGTAATCGGAATCGGTGAAGTGGAAGTGACAATAACGGCACTCATAGTTGTACCCTCCGTCGCCGGCGTGGACGGCGTGGGGTGTTTTGTCCTCAGCCTTGAAATAACCGGAATCCGCATAACCGGTCGCGAAACCGTTTGGGCCGCCCCCGTAGTTGGCAGTTGGAGGCTGGCCGTGGCAATTAGTGCATGAATCGGTAGCCATGAAAGCCCCTTTGCTGTCGTCGTGACTGTGGCAGGAGGTGCAGTTACTCGTGTAGCCGGTCCCACCGGAATGGATGGTATTGGTCGTGGCCGGGTCCATAAGAACTGAGATAGGACCGGGCCCACCAGCAACCCCGTGGCAGTCCGCGTTATCGCACAACCAGTTGCTGAATTCCCCAATGGCTACGCTGCTGTTGTAATAGGCTCCGACCGTCTCGTAATAGAGTGAAACCGTGGGAGAAGCCACCGGTATCGCGTTTCTCACCATAGCGATGTTGTTCCCGACCCCGTGTCCGTGGGGATCGTGGCAGTCCAGGCAGCCCACCTGATAGGAGGTCCCGCCGTGGCTGGACTTGCCCACGTGGCAGTTGGAGCTGACGCAGTTCGACAGAAGGGACTTCGACGTCAGGTTGGAGTCGGTGGCGGCTACTGAGAAGCTCAGCCGGGCACCGGTCGGAGTGCCGTCGGGGTTGAAGTGGTCCTGGCCCGAATCGTGGCAGCTGTTACAGGTGATGTTGCTGGTAGCCTCGAAACGGCCGTGGCCGTCACCGAAGAACTCGCTGCCGGCCCTGTTGGTCGGTGGATCGTCGAAGGTGTGGCAGACGCCGCAGTCGACTGGCTCCACCCTGCTCCCGTCGGACTTTTCCAGGGTGATGAGGTCCACGTTATTGGGCGAGTTGTGGACACCGTGGCATCCAGTGGCCGCCCCGTCCGTGCTCAGGCATCCCTGCACGGTGGTCGCAAAGGAGGACCCCTCCAGAGAGATGACACTGGAGGTGTAGGAGTGCTGCATGAGAGTCGGGGTGAAGATTGTCGCCGTCTCGTGGCAGTCCCGGCAGAGCTGGTTGTTGTCGCTGTTATAGGGGGATGACCTGAGAGTCGATGAGAGAGGAAGCGCACTGCTTCCCGTCCAGCCTACTGTGGCCGTGTTGACGCCGTGAATGTTGGGGTTGAACGGATTCGTTCCGCCGCCGACGTAAGTGACGTTGGTGTGGCAATCCACGCAGTCGAGCTGGGTGGGCTCGGTGTCGATATCGTTGGAAGTGTAGATGTTGAAAACGGGGTGCTTGGAGAGAGAGTAATCGGAGAAGTGGTTTTTGACGCCGACCTTGTTTGTGCGGACGGCGGAGTCGTCGTGGCAGTAGATGCAGGGAAGGGAGGAACCGCTGAGCCAGCCCCCGTTCTGGACCTCCACCATGCGCGCGTCTTTCTTAACGAGACGCGTCCCCTGGACGATCATGTCCTTGGCACCGCCGACGGCATGGCAGTCGTAACAGATTTCCTCAACCAGCTTGTGGTCGGCTATGGCCGGACCAGCGGTCAGGAACAGACAGGCCAACGCACAGAATAGGACCAAAAAACAAACGGATACGGTTGAGGCAAACCTATCCAATTCCATCAAAAGGCTCCTGGAAGGCTGGGCAGACCACCATCTACAGGGCGTCGGCCGTTTCCTGCTTTAGCGCATAACTTGTGGTTAATACCCCCTCCAACAGGAAAAGTTACACCCGTTTCAGCACCCTGAAACGGGGGTTTCTCAAAATCGGCCCAATATACCCTAAAACAGTTGCAGGAGCAATTTTTTACCATTTTTGAGAGCACGATGCGTGCCACTCGATACGGTTTCCAAACCCCTTTTAATTCAGCGTGTTACGCTTACATATCCGTCAGGCCCCGTTGCGCAATTGGAACTCTTTTAACCCAGAGTGGGTGCTTTGGCACATCCATAACAACAATTATGCCATCTCAAACTAAATTAACAGACCCGCGACGGTTGATATCCGGAAAAAAACGGGAAATCAGGAAGTAGCTGTAAAACAGCTGTTCCGGGAATCGC
This bacterium DNA region includes the following protein-coding sequences:
- a CDS encoding CxxxxCH/CxxCH domain-containing protein — translated: MACLFLTAGPAIADHKLVEEICYDCHAVGGAKDMIVQGTRLVKKDARMVEVQNGGWLSGSSLPCIYCHDDSAVRTNKVGVKNHFSDYSLSKHPVFNIYTSNDIDTEPTQLDCVDCHTNVTYVGGGTNPFNPNIHGVNTATVGWTGSSALPLSSTLRSSPYNSDNNQLCRDCHETATIFTPTLMQHSYTSSVISLEGSSFATTVQGCLSTDGAATGCHGVHNSPNNVDLITLEKSDGSRVEPVDCGVCHTFDDPPTNRAGSEFFGDGHGRFEATSNITCNSCHDSGQDHFNPDGTPTGARLSFSVAATDSNLTSKSLLSNCVSSNCHVGKSSHGGTSYQVGCLDCHDPHGHGVGNNIAMVRNAIPVASPTVSLYYETVGAYYNSSVAIGEFSNWLCDNADCHGVAGGPGPISVLMDPATTNTIHSGGTGYTSNCTSCHSHDDSKGAFMATDSCTNCHGQPPTANYGGGPNGFATGYADSGYFKAEDKTPHAVHAGDGGYNYECRYCHFHFTDSDYHYNDTAANTFRNVVFNPSVNPNAIAEGANKVSPSYSISAPTPNVCLNLYCHGDGQGIDRYNTQVVADQAWDGDLGTTLDCEGCHGSTRSDASGTLWFGAPDYANGGTGDAVYTPGSGITQPDTKANSHLDTTKHGRYTCSICHYDTIRDTVPADGWTLFDRTQHVDRQIDVVFDLTVVTGTWSTADKSCSSVWCHNGTTPQWGGTTTCTSCHNNGIDSGNLADAAPTSGAHQPHIASSVYVSNCEPCHGTGADIGDHIGHVNQSASFASQVSAYDDTLGTCANSCHAVVDGRDWTSGTTLDCVDCHNGGGTLVAGGVAADIDSATGPATGRHGIHLFNDFFVPGDCADCHGHKGGPSASVPTHIDGPTVSDITIAAEIGTYYAGTGGCANTCHLVDAASAGDWLDSPADLSCTDCHDAAGLRLERGWPPVQGVHVVHRNNTAYVDSGVGDCVDCHNDNNAPNSHSTLDSVVTSPVLGTSISAFNGTDSTCVNTCHLAADTDEWLTGSLFCTDCHSGSYIGGNSFAPASGLHAV